A stretch of DNA from Paenibacillus sp. FSL W8-0186:
AGGACACATTCATCCCCTTAAGATAAAAACTCCTGATGGGGAAGGAAGTCGAGATTATAAGAAAGTAAGGTGAAACATCAAGAATCATATTAAAAGAAGGGGATATAATTGAATCATAAATATTATAAGTATTTAAATCAACAACATCATGATATAACCATATGGCGCTATATGGACTTTAGTAAATTTTTGTCGATTATAGAATCAGGTTCATTATTTTTAACAAAAGTAAATAAAATGAGTGATCTTCTTGAAGGAAAGTATCCTATGAAGACAAGGCAATCGTGGGAAAGAGCACATATGCATCTTCCCCAGTTTTTAAGAGATATTATAATCGAGAATCAAACTGAGAATTATAAAAGTCTCAGTGAAACCACATATATAAGTTGTTGGAGAGCAGATGATAAAACATCTTATCATATGTGGGATGCATACACGAAAGGAATTGATGGTATTGCAATTAAATCAACAACTAAGCGTTTGCATGGAGGTCTATTTAAATTTAGAGCTGAAATAGGGTTGCCGGTTCATATAGCCAAGGTATTTTACGTTGATTTTAATAAGGATGCTAGTGCAAATGATTTGTTAATCTATCAATTTATTAATAAGTCTAAGGATTATCGGCACGAAAAGGAATTTAGAGCAATATTAATGGAAGGGCTTATTCCAACAACTAATTTTAATAGAGAAGCTTTAAGAATTAATCATGAAAATGGTATTGGATACCCTGTTGATATTAATTTGTTGATTGATGAAGTTCACATCACTCCATTTGCGTCAAAGGATTATAAAAGAAATGTTGAAGAATTATTATTGAAATATAATATTAACAAACCAGTTTTTCAAGATGAAGTAATTGATATTTATTGAAGGCATTACAATGAGTGACTCCATGCAACACTATATTCACGCATCGAGCCTAATGTCGGCCGGCAGGAGGCGGTTGGCAGGGAGGACTCAATGAATTCGATTCAAACCTAACATTGTATTTACACTGTGGACCGGCCCTGCTAAAGTATTTGAGATGTTTTAAGGAAGTATGAAAAGGAAAAGTGCTGAGGTATAAAACAAAGGAATAATAGACACACCGTATTTTTTGATACCGAGAGGGGTATAAAGATGAATGATACAGTTCAAAAATTTTCAGAATTTGATAAAGATAGCTTTTTAGATGCGGTAGAATCATTAAAGAAATATAGAAGAGCAGACTTGATTGATGATAGGGGGAGAAATTTATTAGATGTCCTCTATACAGACTTACTTCCTAACGATCATATTCTTAAAAAATCCCTAAGAGACAATACTACTTTTTTAATAGGGAGAAAAGGTACGGGGAAATCAACAATTTTTTTGAAAATGGAAAGAGAATTAAGAAAAAAAAGAAGTTTCCTACCGTGTTACATAGATGTAAAAACCGTTTTTGAATCTTCTCAAACACAATTAATTAATTTGGATTATTTAAAGGATCAACTTAATCCAGAAGCATTGTCAAAATACTTGATTGAGAGAACATTTATACAAAATATACTTTTAGAAATCACTAATGAAATAAGTAAAAGGTCCACTTCTTTCTTTGAGAAGATCGCAACTAAATTGTCAATAAGTAAATCAGAGGGAGTAAAGCAAAATTTATTAAATTTAAAGCAAAGAATAGAGGATAATGAATTTTTAAAAGAGATTGAGATTCCAATATTTCAACAAAGAGATGTTATACAAAGGAAAAGAGATCAGGATACAACACAAAAAACATTAAAGATTGGTTCCTTAGAGTTTAGTAAGAGTAAAACAATTGGAACAGCAGAAACAAGAATAAAATCAGATTCTGGAATTGAACTATCAAGAAATAGTGTTAATTCATTAGATGTTGAAAATGGATTCTCTGATATATTGTTAAAGGTATTTCAAGTAAAAGAGGTCATAACTGAAATTAAAGATATACTTAAAGTAATCGAAATTAAACATTTATTCGTGTTATTAGATGACTTATCAGAAATTGATGATGATTCTATTAAAACATTTGTTGATACTATTATTGCACCACTTAACAATTGGTCAGAAGAATTTATTAAATTTAAAGTTGCAGTTTATCCAAATCGGATTCATTATGGAAAAATTGATCCAGGAAAAATTGATACAATAAACCTTGATTTCTATAATTTATATTCTGAATTTGATAGAAATAAGATGGAAGAGAGTGCTATAGACTTCACCAGGAGATTGATTGAAAAGAGAATTAAACATTATACTGGAAAAAATCCAGATTACTACTTCGATACATCTAAAGCCGAGATTACCGAGTATTATGAGTTGCTTTTTCAAGTATCAATGAATGTACCTCGAATCATAGGATATATTTTATCATATTGCCACCAAAACAGATTAATATTTGATAAAACAATTACCAAGAATGATATTGAAGTAGCGGCGCAAAAATATTATTTAGATAAAATCAAGCCATTTTTCTTTACAACAACATATTCTTTGATGTCAATTGATGAGAAAATATCTATTCTTCAATTAAAAGAACTAGTAGAAATACTTGTACAGAAGCTAAGTGATGTTAAAAAAAGGATACAAATAAAGGAACTTAAAGGATCAATTTACTTACAGAATTACCCGTATTCAAGTCATTTTTATTTTGACCCAAGAATGGAAAAGTTCTTGAGTACATTAGAATTAAATTATTTTATTAGTAAATATTCTGAGCAGAGTGACAAAGATGGTAAACAATCTTCTGTATATTGTATTAATTATGGATTAGCAATGGATAGTAACTTACTGTGGGGGAAGCCAAGAGGCTCAGCCTATAGAAAGTATTTTATTGAAAGACCCTTTAATTTTAATAGATATATAGAAGAATTTTTAAAAAATTCAAAGAAAATTCATTGTGTTAATCCCGAGTGTAATAAATCATTTAACATGTCAGACTTACCTTTTATAGAATTTAATAATAATAAATGCAATGTGTGTAGCTCCCCTGTTATTGTTGAATCAATTTCTGACAGTATCTTGGAGGAAATTAAGGATATTGATTCAACCAAACTTCTTCCTCCTCAAGAGATGAAAATTTTGTTTGAATTATCAAAATCTGATGAATTTAGATTAGCAAGAGATATTGCAGAAGAGTTAGATTATCATTCTAATTTAGTTGCAAGAAGAGGTAAAATACTCGATGAAAAAGAAAAATTAATTGAACGTAAAAAAGACACTAAACCTTATAAGTATAGGATAACTAAGAAAGCAAGAGATATATATTTTAAAGAATAGATATTATTTTCTTATTGGCCCTTTAAAGAGGGCTTTATTATTTGAATAGTGATTTTGAACTTTTATGTTCTTTATTTATTCTATGTAATTGTAAGTGGCCAATAAAAACAAACACAGGACGATCTATGATAAGAGAATCTAAGTCCTCGCTCCCGAGGAAGCGAATCCCACTGGAGAAGCTGATGTTATCCCCTGTAACCTCGACTGGGCTGGTCATAACCACGAGCGTTAACAAGTGGAATTAGATTGTGGGTAAGGGAAAAGACTGAGTGAGGATATGGTGAGGAAATGAAAAGACCTCTATTACAAGTGGGCTATAATCATGGGGGATAATCGGTGTGGGAGAGAGGTATAGCGAGGGAAATTTGAATGTATTTATATAAATGAGACAATTTCACCTAACGTTATATTCACGCATCGGAGCTTAACGGCTCCTCGGTCCGAGAGAAAGTGACTGGCAGGTGAAGCAGGCAGGTTCAGAGGATATTCGCGCCGACATTGTGCCCTACTGTTGCTCGCTTAAGCCGGTGGGACGTTGTGAACGGAAATGTCAGCTGAAGTCATTGCAATGCTGCATAAGAAAGGGATGGAACAATTGATCATTTGGATTAACGGAGCATTTGGATCTGGAAAGACAACTATAGCTTACGAATTGAATAGAAGAATTCCTAATTCGTTTGTATATGATCCCGAGAATGTAGGATATTTTATTAGAAAGAATATCCCTAAAGAAATTTTGAAAGACGATTTTCAAGATCATGTTATATGGAGAGAGATTAACCATTCAATTCTACAGACAATAAATACTGAATTCCCTGGCATAATAATAGTTCCTATGACAATTGTTAATCCTCAATATTTTAATGAAATAATAAATAATTTAAGATCGAATGGATTCGAGGTTAAGCATTTCACTTTACTTGCAAACCGTGAAATACTACTTAAACGACTGAGAAGCAGGGGGGATAACAAGAACTCTTGGCCTGCAATACAAATTGAAAGGTGCATTTCCAGCTTATCTCGGGACATGTTTAGGATACATATAAATACGGATAGCTTAACACTAGAAGAAATTATTGAGCGAATTGCAAGAGAGAGTAATATCGAGTTACAACCAGATAATAGAGGAATCATAAAAAAGAAAATAGATAGATTTATGACCCAAATAAAACAAATAAGAATCTAAAAGAGCATTTGAAAATATAGTCAAGGAAGGCAAGACTTCATATAACACATTAGAAGGATTTCGGGAAGCAGAAGCAGCCGGATCACACCTGGTATTTGCCAGGCGAAAATGTTATACGATAGGGTGAAGATAAAAAGAAGAGGGCCACAGGCCCTTATTTCATTTGAATATGTAATTCGTTAAAAAGATATAGTGCATCTTTAAAACCTTGTAGATATATTTTACTTTCCAAAACAGTTTGTAATGAAGTTAGGGCATCTTCATAAAGAAATAGGGTGTGTTGAAGGTTATCGGGAAGCGTGTCTCGAATTATTTTTAGATACTGCTCACATTCAGAAGAAAACTGTTTAAGATCCGAGTTGGAATATAGTGTCTTTATACGATTACGAATTAAAGGATCAGCTAAAACATCTAAGGATTCTATCAATGATCTTCCCTCCCTTCGTTAACTCTATAAGGTTATTATATACCTCTTTAAGGTTAGTTGTAAAGGTGAATTTTGACTCTGTAAGGTGAAATGATGACTTCTAATTGATAAAAATGATTTTGAGAGATAATATATTGATCATAGGAGGGGATCTGTTTGATAAAATGTAATATTAGAGTTCTAATGGCTGAGCACCGAATTGATGATATAACAGAGTTGATGGAAAAATCAGGACTGAGTCGAAATTCGATTAACAAACTATATAAAGAAATAAATATTGAAACGACAAAATTAGAAACACTATTAAAGCTGTGCGATACATTTGAGTGCAAACTATCAGATTTAATTGAATATACACCTGATCAGTAAAATCATTAAATGATGTGGTATACTCATAGAAGACCACGTCGTAACAATCATCTTACGCTACGGGACATTCGCCCCTTGTTAGTCAGATGCGAAAGCATAGTAAAATATCCAAACAATACACGCCCGGACCTAA
This window harbors:
- a CDS encoding helix-turn-helix transcriptional regulator — translated: MCLIKCNIRVLMAEHRIDDITELMEKSGLSRNSINKLYKEINIETTKLETLLKLCDTFECKLSDLIEYTPDQ
- a CDS encoding AAA family ATPase, with amino-acid sequence MSAEVIAMLHKKGMEQLIIWINGAFGSGKTTIAYELNRRIPNSFVYDPENVGYFIRKNIPKEILKDDFQDHVIWREINHSILQTINTEFPGIIIVPMTIVNPQYFNEIINNLRSNGFEVKHFTLLANREILLKRLRSRGDNKNSWPAIQIERCISSLSRDMFRIHINTDSLTLEEIIERIARESNIELQPDNRGIIKKKIDRFMTQIKQIRI